A stretch of Paludisphaera borealis DNA encodes these proteins:
- a CDS encoding Ig-like domain-containing protein codes for MKTRAVDVRRSVRNKRRPFLEAMERRELLASFLVTTTGDAGPGSFRQAIIDANTTTGPNVIQFSIGSGPQTIVPVSPLPTISNPVTIDATTQPGYAGQPIIQIDGSQIYYPNSSPPQQVPGVTGLIVTARSTVRGLVINRFTGSGILLQGSSGSTIAGNYIGVDLAGSTPLGNSYNGVGIVDSRNNIIGGTTAADRNVISGNGSSGVQITTNQGQVLNGGNIVEGNLIGTDASGAVDVGNQFDGVTLNTSGNTVGGLAPGAGNLIAYNRGSGVDVYSYGYYNSPQLNTPILSNLIYSNGSQSIDLGYLANTPVSSPVLNSAYEQGAGTVVEGSFSGAPDTNFKVQFYSNPTKAQPTQEEGRTLVGTLNVTTNDFGLANFTLTLPTPVAAGQYLSATATDPNFNTTSEFFSSTLVTSTARADVGVSMYSNASAVYAGSPLTYYINVANGGPSNATNVVLTNTLPGGVAVKSVTAPGGTITQAGGVVTVSYSQLSSGGSQAIQITVIPATIGTVTNTATVRADQTDPNPNDDTATVTTTIIANPYPPTVTDQSLVVTQNAITGLVLSFNQPLDPSQAVNPINYSLTTGDQPGLFNATVPLNPPVYDPVSSILTLTPAQPLQLGKVYQLTINGQGSAGVSDLAGDLIVGNTGLGPQGPYVWQFSRGAVPQPALAVAAQNLVVTRNAITGIVLTFNEPLDPSQAENPINYALAVAGPNGTFSHKVTLKSPGYDPGSRTVTLIPTRALQLGKLYQLTVNGQGSAGVVDQSGNLLTGNTSAGAQGPWTWQFSRGFVPHPAPKPPHFARPVRVPKVRLVESSVNRRVLTGPASVSANGVSNALPPLSESSNLQNVINTNPA; via the coding sequence ATGAAGACACGCGCCGTCGATGTTCGCCGCTCCGTCCGCAATAAGCGCCGGCCCTTCCTGGAAGCCATGGAACGGCGCGAGTTGCTCGCCAGCTTCCTCGTCACGACCACCGGCGACGCCGGCCCGGGGTCGTTCCGGCAGGCGATCATCGACGCTAACACGACGACCGGCCCCAACGTCATCCAGTTCAGCATCGGCTCGGGACCGCAGACCATCGTTCCGGTCTCGCCGTTGCCGACGATCAGCAATCCCGTCACGATCGACGCCACCACCCAGCCGGGCTACGCGGGCCAGCCGATCATTCAGATCGACGGCTCGCAGATCTACTATCCGAACTCGTCGCCTCCCCAGCAGGTGCCCGGCGTGACCGGCCTGATCGTCACGGCCCGGAGCACGGTGCGCGGGTTGGTCATCAACCGGTTCACGGGGAGCGGCATCCTGTTGCAGGGGAGCAGCGGCAGCACGATCGCCGGCAACTACATCGGCGTCGACCTCGCTGGCAGCACCCCGTTGGGCAACAGCTACAACGGCGTCGGGATCGTCGACTCGCGCAACAACATCATCGGCGGAACGACCGCCGCCGACCGCAACGTCATCTCGGGCAACGGCTCCAGCGGCGTTCAGATCACGACCAACCAGGGCCAGGTCCTCAACGGCGGCAACATCGTCGAGGGCAACCTGATCGGGACCGACGCAAGCGGCGCCGTCGACGTGGGCAACCAGTTCGACGGCGTCACGCTCAACACCAGCGGCAACACCGTCGGCGGGCTCGCGCCGGGCGCGGGCAACCTCATCGCCTACAACCGCGGCTCCGGCGTGGACGTCTACAGCTACGGGTACTACAACTCCCCGCAACTGAACACGCCGATCCTGTCGAACCTGATCTACTCCAACGGCTCGCAGTCGATCGACCTCGGCTACCTGGCGAACACTCCCGTCTCGTCGCCCGTGCTGAATTCGGCGTACGAGCAGGGTGCCGGCACGGTCGTCGAGGGGAGCTTCTCCGGGGCGCCCGACACCAACTTCAAGGTCCAGTTCTATTCCAATCCGACCAAGGCGCAACCGACCCAGGAAGAGGGCCGGACGCTGGTCGGCACGCTGAACGTCACGACGAACGACTTCGGCCTGGCCAACTTCACGCTCACGCTCCCCACGCCCGTGGCCGCGGGCCAGTACCTGAGCGCGACGGCGACCGATCCCAACTTCAACACGACGTCGGAGTTTTTCAGCTCGACGCTCGTGACCTCGACCGCCAGGGCCGACGTCGGCGTGTCGATGTACTCCAACGCCAGCGCCGTGTACGCGGGCAGCCCGTTGACTTATTACATCAACGTCGCCAACGGCGGCCCCTCGAACGCCACCAACGTGGTGCTCACCAACACGCTGCCGGGGGGCGTGGCGGTCAAGTCGGTGACGGCCCCTGGAGGGACGATCACTCAGGCCGGCGGCGTCGTCACGGTGAGCTACAGCCAGCTCTCGTCCGGCGGCTCGCAAGCCATTCAAATCACCGTGATTCCGGCGACGATCGGCACGGTGACCAACACCGCGACCGTCCGCGCCGATCAGACCGACCCCAACCCGAACGACGACACGGCGACCGTCACCACCACGATCATCGCCAACCCCTACCCGCCGACGGTCACCGACCAATCCCTGGTCGTCACGCAGAACGCGATCACGGGGCTCGTCCTGAGCTTCAACCAGCCGCTCGACCCGTCCCAGGCCGTCAATCCGATCAACTACAGCCTGACGACCGGCGACCAGCCCGGCCTGTTCAACGCCACGGTCCCGCTCAACCCGCCGGTCTACGACCCGGTCAGCTCGATCTTGACGTTGACCCCGGCGCAGCCGCTCCAGCTCGGCAAGGTGTACCAGCTCACGATCAACGGCCAGGGCTCGGCCGGCGTGTCCGACCTCGCGGGCGACCTGATCGTCGGCAACACCGGGCTCGGCCCCCAGGGTCCGTACGTCTGGCAGTTCAGCCGAGGCGCGGTGCCGCAGCCGGCGCTCGCCGTCGCGGCCCAAAACCTGGTCGTCACCCGCAACGCGATCACCGGGATCGTCCTGACGTTCAACGAGCCCCTCGACCCGTCCCAGGCCGAGAACCCCATCAACTACGCGCTCGCCGTGGCCGGGCCCAACGGCACGTTCAGCCACAAGGTGACGCTCAAGTCGCCGGGCTACGACCCCGGCTCGCGGACTGTCACGCTGATCCCCACCCGCGCGCTCCAGCTCGGCAAGCTCTATCAGCTCACGGTCAACGGCCAGGGCTCGGCGGGGGTCGTCGACCAGTCGGGCAACCTGCTGACCGGCAACACCTCGGCTGGCGCGCAAGGTCCGTGGACCTGGCAGTTCAGCCGGGGCTTCGTCCCGCACCCGGCGCCCAAGCCGCCCCACTTCGCGCGCCCGGTTCGCGTCCCCAAGGTCCGGCTCGTCGAGTCGTCGGTCAACCGCCGCGTCCTCACCGGCCCGGCCTCGGTCTCGGCCAATGGCGTCTCCAACGCCTTGCCTCCGCTTTCCGAATCCAGCAACCTCCAAAACGTCATCAACACCAACCCGGCCTGA
- a CDS encoding phosphatidylinositol-specific phospholipase C1-like protein: MRARTSVFLSLTLAWMGGVVAAGDDLRINQIQVIGTHNSYHIAPAPNVLAMIAKTGKGLAESLEYTHLPLADQFSKQGVRQIELDLFADPQGGRYAKPLIRTILEKIGEDPGVDPDRDGAMRRPGAKILHVQDLDYRSIVPSFAQALKEIRAWSAASPRHVPILVLVELKTEAFPLLPTNPLPFEKADLEALESAIREGFPPATLVTPDDLRGASETLPEAIRTHGWPTLESSRGKVMFALNNGGGLRDLYLEGHPALRGRVMFVQAEPGHPAAAWMGIDDAVANHDRIIELVRAGYLVRTRADADTQESRRNDTTRREAAFSSGAQFLSTDYPNPRPDFSPYSARLPGSVVARPNPVNARPRVGERVDLEASK; encoded by the coding sequence ATGCGCGCCCGAACGTCCGTCTTCCTGTCGCTGACCTTGGCATGGATGGGGGGCGTGGTCGCGGCGGGCGACGACCTCCGGATCAACCAGATCCAGGTGATCGGCACGCACAACTCGTATCACATCGCCCCCGCGCCGAACGTCCTGGCGATGATCGCGAAGACCGGCAAGGGGCTGGCCGAATCGCTCGAATACACGCATCTTCCGCTCGCCGACCAGTTCTCGAAGCAGGGCGTCCGCCAGATCGAACTCGACCTCTTCGCCGATCCCCAGGGAGGGCGGTACGCGAAGCCCTTGATCCGGACGATCCTTGAGAAGATCGGCGAAGACCCGGGCGTCGATCCCGATCGCGACGGCGCGATGCGTCGGCCCGGGGCGAAGATCCTTCACGTCCAGGATCTCGACTACCGCTCGATCGTCCCGAGCTTCGCCCAGGCGCTCAAGGAGATCCGGGCGTGGTCGGCCGCGAGTCCGAGGCACGTGCCGATCCTTGTGCTCGTCGAGCTGAAGACCGAGGCGTTCCCCCTCTTGCCGACCAACCCGCTGCCGTTCGAGAAAGCGGACCTTGAGGCGCTCGAATCGGCGATCCGCGAGGGCTTCCCGCCCGCGACCCTCGTGACGCCCGACGACCTCCGAGGGGCGTCCGAGACGCTTCCCGAGGCGATCCGAACTCACGGTTGGCCGACCTTGGAATCATCGCGCGGCAAGGTGATGTTCGCCCTCAACAACGGCGGCGGCCTCCGCGACCTGTACCTCGAAGGCCACCCGGCGCTGCGGGGCCGCGTGATGTTCGTCCAGGCCGAGCCGGGCCATCCCGCCGCCGCCTGGATGGGGATCGACGACGCGGTCGCGAACCACGATCGGATCATCGAATTGGTGCGCGCGGGATACCTCGTCCGCACCCGGGCCGACGCCGACACCCAGGAATCGCGCCGCAACGACACGACGCGCCGCGAAGCCGCGTTCTCCAGCGGCGCGCAGTTCCTGAGCACCGATTACCCCAACCCTCGGCCCGATTTCTCCCCCTACTCAGCCCGCCTCCCCGGCTCCGTGGTCGCCCGTCCCAACCCCGTCAACGCCCGCCCCCGCGTCGGCGAGCGGGTCGACCTGGAAGCTTCGAAATGA
- a CDS encoding efflux RND transporter periplasmic adaptor subunit: MAGDLKGLYRGQVRTLFDAGTVTGLTDGQLLERFATRRGEASELAFTALVERHGPMVLRACRGVLRDDHEAMDAFQATFLVLARKGGSLWVRDSLGPWLHRVACRAAGRAKRAAARRLASEKKAVEMAVHNNVDADRDDLAAVIHEEVDRLPERYRSAVVLCDLEGRTCEDAARHLGCPVGTVGSRLSRGRERLRDRLTRRGLATGMLAWQGPREPLPAELVGATVAAATRFVSIQAASQGPAATLALGVIKSMAISSWWKAASILLVVTASTSGVVSIAGRGAGVEKGAPDDTLQAASADVGLAVEVKPGKFSVVIKERGSLEASRNNDVSSKVEQNTAIRMILPEGTRVKKGQLVCELDSAGLKRILTSERTAVEKAENAYGSAKLAREVAEIALKEYVDGIYPQDHASALGEVRLAQSAVKRAEERLKRTRSARERLNTILAGREAVTPSDVAAELDVADRLDAAEQAVPREQMAVEVGQNKLVVLEKFTKDKTAKQLSSEIAKAGADESSKKTALESAKGIVASLERQVADCEIHAPSDGILVLADYQNRPSIKEGVVVTYGQKLFSIPDLTSIRVAARIHESIVDQLKPGQTARIRVDAFPNESFSGLVEAVAPRPDARSSFGSGAKSYTSNVTITKGLPDLRPGMTAEVEILVAALDDVLSVPVQAVVQYDDKDHVAVKTPDGKLDWREVKLGIANSQAVEVKEGLKAGEAVVIEPVPLLSEEQKRKASTPTAPAAGRKR, translated from the coding sequence GTGGCAGGCGACCTGAAGGGGCTTTATCGTGGACAGGTCCGCACGCTGTTCGACGCGGGGACCGTCACCGGGTTGACGGACGGCCAGCTCCTGGAGCGGTTCGCGACCCGGCGCGGCGAGGCGTCCGAGCTGGCCTTCACCGCCCTGGTGGAGCGCCACGGCCCGATGGTCCTGCGCGCCTGCCGGGGCGTCCTCCGTGACGACCACGAGGCGATGGACGCCTTTCAGGCCACGTTCCTCGTGCTGGCCCGCAAGGGAGGCTCGCTCTGGGTCCGCGACTCGCTCGGCCCGTGGCTGCACCGGGTCGCCTGCCGCGCTGCCGGCCGCGCGAAGCGCGCGGCGGCCCGGCGGCTGGCGAGCGAGAAGAAGGCGGTCGAGATGGCGGTCCACAACAACGTCGACGCCGACCGCGACGACCTGGCGGCGGTCATCCACGAGGAGGTCGACCGGCTCCCAGAGCGGTATCGCTCGGCGGTCGTGCTCTGCGACCTCGAAGGCCGAACCTGCGAGGACGCGGCGCGGCACCTGGGCTGCCCGGTCGGGACGGTTGGCAGCCGCCTGTCCCGGGGCCGGGAACGGCTCCGCGACCGTCTGACGCGGCGCGGCCTGGCGACCGGCATGCTGGCATGGCAGGGGCCGCGCGAGCCGCTCCCTGCCGAACTCGTGGGCGCGACGGTCGCCGCCGCGACCCGTTTCGTTTCGATCCAGGCGGCCTCTCAAGGACCCGCCGCAACACTCGCTCTGGGGGTTATCAAATCCATGGCCATATCCAGTTGGTGGAAAGCCGCGTCGATCCTGCTCGTCGTGACCGCCTCGACGTCCGGCGTCGTCTCAATCGCCGGGCGGGGGGCGGGGGTTGAAAAGGGAGCGCCCGACGACACGCTCCAGGCCGCCAGCGCGGACGTCGGCCTGGCCGTTGAAGTCAAGCCCGGCAAGTTCTCCGTCGTCATCAAGGAGCGGGGCAGCCTGGAGGCGTCGCGGAACAACGACGTGTCTTCCAAGGTCGAGCAGAACACCGCGATCCGAATGATCCTGCCCGAGGGAACCCGCGTCAAGAAGGGTCAACTCGTCTGCGAGCTCGACTCCGCGGGCCTGAAGCGCATCCTCACCAGCGAGCGGACCGCCGTGGAGAAGGCCGAAAACGCCTACGGGAGCGCCAAGCTGGCCCGCGAGGTCGCCGAGATCGCGCTCAAAGAGTATGTGGACGGGATCTATCCGCAGGACCACGCTTCCGCCTTGGGCGAGGTGCGCCTGGCCCAGTCGGCCGTCAAGCGGGCCGAGGAGCGGCTGAAACGGACCCGATCCGCCCGCGAGCGGTTGAACACGATCCTCGCCGGCCGGGAGGCGGTCACGCCCTCCGACGTCGCGGCCGAGCTCGACGTCGCCGACCGCCTCGACGCCGCCGAACAGGCCGTCCCCCGCGAACAGATGGCGGTCGAAGTCGGGCAAAACAAGCTGGTCGTCCTCGAAAAATTCACCAAGGACAAGACGGCCAAGCAGCTCAGCTCCGAGATCGCAAAAGCCGGCGCCGACGAGTCGTCCAAGAAGACGGCCCTTGAGTCAGCCAAGGGCATAGTTGCGAGCCTCGAACGCCAGGTCGCCGACTGCGAGATCCACGCCCCGTCCGACGGCATCCTGGTATTGGCCGACTACCAGAACCGGCCCAGCATCAAGGAAGGCGTCGTAGTCACCTACGGCCAGAAGCTCTTCAGCATCCCCGACCTCACGAGCATTCGGGTCGCCGCCAGGATCCATGAGTCGATCGTCGACCAGCTCAAGCCGGGACAGACGGCCCGGATCAGAGTCGATGCGTTCCCCAACGAAAGCTTCTCCGGCCTCGTTGAGGCCGTCGCCCCGCGCCCCGACGCACGGAGCTCCTTCGGCAGCGGCGCCAAATCCTACACCTCGAACGTCACAATCACGAAAGGCCTCCCGGACCTCCGGCCGGGGATGACCGCGGAGGTCGAGATCCTCGTCGCCGCGCTCGACGACGTGCTCAGCGTGCCGGTCCAGGCCGTGGTCCAGTACGACGACAAGGACCACGTCGCGGTCAAGACGCCCGATGGCAAGCTCGACTGGCGCGAAGTGAAGTTGGGAATCGCCAACAGCCAGGCGGTCGAGGTCAAGGAGGGCCTCAAGGCCGGCGAGGCCGTCGTGATCGAACCGGTTCCACTGTTGAGCGAGGAACAGAAGCGGAAAGCGTCGACGCCCACAGCACCCGCCGCCGGACGTAAACGGTAG
- the ychF gene encoding redox-regulated ATPase YchF: MRAGIVGLPNVGKSTLFNALTSSKAAQSANYPFCTIEPNEGVVSVPDGRLERISRYIVPKKLIHAALRLVDIAGIVKGASEGEGLGNKFLSHIREVDAILQVVRCFEDPDVVHVAGAVDPISDIDVIEIELMLADMQTLENALPKAERTAKSGDKEAKLRADAIRKCLDHLGTDQPLRKLTLDEQEAAAISSFGLMTAKPILYVANVDESDLAGKGPLAMKVRERAAMVGAGMVPVCAKLEAEIAELDEADRAEMLAGAGLEEAALPALAHEAYRVLGLQSYFTAGEKEVRAWTIPVGATAPQAAGVIHTDFEKGFIRVEVYTLDDLETYKSEKEIRAAGKLRVEGKNYIMQDGDICHFLFN; this comes from the coding sequence ATGAGGGCTGGCATCGTTGGTTTGCCGAACGTGGGCAAGAGTACGCTGTTCAACGCTCTGACCAGCTCGAAGGCGGCGCAGAGTGCGAATTATCCGTTCTGCACGATCGAGCCGAACGAGGGCGTGGTGAGCGTCCCCGACGGCCGCCTGGAGCGGATCAGCCGGTACATCGTCCCCAAGAAGCTGATCCACGCGGCGCTCCGGCTGGTGGACATCGCCGGGATCGTCAAGGGGGCGAGCGAGGGCGAGGGGCTGGGCAACAAGTTCCTCAGCCACATCCGCGAGGTCGACGCGATCCTCCAGGTCGTCCGCTGCTTCGAAGACCCGGACGTCGTCCACGTCGCCGGCGCGGTCGACCCGATCTCGGACATCGACGTGATCGAGATCGAGCTGATGCTGGCCGACATGCAGACCCTGGAGAACGCCCTGCCCAAGGCCGAGCGCACGGCCAAGAGCGGCGACAAGGAGGCTAAGCTGCGGGCCGACGCCATCCGCAAGTGCCTCGACCACCTCGGCACGGACCAGCCGCTCCGCAAGCTGACCCTCGACGAGCAGGAAGCCGCCGCCATCTCCAGCTTCGGCCTCATGACGGCCAAGCCGATCCTCTACGTCGCCAACGTCGACGAGAGCGACCTGGCCGGAAAAGGACCGCTGGCGATGAAGGTCCGCGAACGCGCCGCGATGGTCGGCGCGGGGATGGTCCCGGTGTGCGCCAAGCTCGAAGCCGAGATCGCCGAGCTGGACGAGGCCGACCGGGCCGAGATGCTCGCCGGTGCGGGCCTCGAAGAAGCCGCGCTGCCGGCCCTCGCGCACGAGGCCTACCGGGTGCTCGGCCTGCAAAGCTACTTCACGGCCGGCGAGAAGGAAGTCCGCGCCTGGACCATCCCGGTCGGCGCCACCGCCCCCCAGGCCGCCGGCGTGATCCACACCGACTTCGAGAAGGGCTTCATCCGCGTCGAAGTCTACACCCTCGACGACCTCGAAACCTACAAGAGCGAGAAAGAAATCCGAGCCGCCGGCAAGCTCCGCGTCGAAGGCAAGAACTACATCATGCAGGACGGCGACATCTGCCACTTCCTGTTCAACTGA
- a CDS encoding DUF1559 domain-containing protein — MTSKRRSRPTRLGFTLIELLVVIAIIAVLIALLLPAVQSAREAGRRAQCTNNLKQMGLGVANFESANGYLPQGPYDGDPNPVSLNGTPDTAKGSTPDGGACCNAAHPNGWNHFFKILPFMEQQPLYNIANFNAPAVQVSRPATLNGEQDVSRVALSTFYCPSRRMNERYGSPLIAATSRNDYAGCAGFMQGQAYSCSGSAFTPAPPNGLTPAVGITSGINRGDTAGYKGAIVWSGLGAKRLWAHFKDGTSNSIVFAEKSQPLKTVGSDGGDNEMWQNSGWDEDCIRYQFVPIPDDQAPWFSGVCNTPPDPKTGTGLWRRNFGGPHPGGINALLGDGSVHFIKFSVNPTTFRKLTVIDDLEPLSADEF, encoded by the coding sequence GTGACGTCGAAACGACGGTCCCGGCCGACGCGCCTGGGTTTCACTTTGATCGAACTTTTGGTTGTGATCGCCATCATCGCGGTGCTGATCGCGCTTCTGCTTCCCGCCGTGCAGTCGGCCCGCGAGGCCGGCCGCCGCGCCCAGTGCACCAACAACCTCAAGCAGATGGGCCTGGGCGTGGCGAACTTCGAGAGCGCCAACGGCTATCTGCCGCAGGGGCCCTACGACGGCGACCCGAATCCCGTCTCGCTGAACGGTACACCCGACACCGCCAAAGGGAGCACCCCCGACGGCGGCGCGTGCTGCAACGCGGCCCATCCGAACGGCTGGAACCACTTCTTCAAGATCCTGCCCTTCATGGAGCAGCAGCCGCTCTACAACATCGCCAACTTCAACGCCCCGGCGGTCCAGGTCAGCCGGCCGGCGACGCTGAACGGCGAGCAAGACGTCTCGCGCGTCGCCTTGTCGACCTTCTATTGCCCGAGCCGCCGCATGAACGAGCGCTACGGCAGCCCGCTGATCGCGGCGACTTCTCGCAACGACTACGCCGGCTGCGCCGGATTCATGCAGGGGCAAGCGTATAGTTGTTCGGGTTCGGCGTTCACGCCCGCGCCCCCCAACGGGTTGACCCCGGCCGTGGGGATCACGTCGGGGATCAATCGCGGCGACACCGCCGGCTACAAGGGGGCCATCGTGTGGAGCGGGCTCGGCGCCAAGCGGCTGTGGGCCCACTTCAAGGACGGCACCTCGAACTCGATCGTCTTCGCCGAGAAGAGCCAGCCGTTGAAGACCGTCGGCTCCGACGGCGGCGACAACGAGATGTGGCAGAACAGCGGCTGGGACGAGGACTGCATCCGCTATCAATTCGTCCCCATCCCCGACGATCAGGCCCCCTGGTTCAGCGGCGTCTGCAACACGCCGCCGGACCCGAAGACCGGCACGGGTCTGTGGCGGCGGAATTTCGGCGGACCTCACCCCGGGGGCATCAACGCCCTTCTAGGCGACGGCTCGGTCCACTTCATCAAGTTCTCCGTCAACCCCACCACGTTCCGCAAGCTGACGGTGATCGACGACCTGGAACCCCTGAGCGCCGACGAGTTCTGA
- a CDS encoding Bcr/CflA family multidrug efflux MFS transporter, producing MPLDDQTPPSILRTARPGLRFIILLGLLDAFGPLGIDMYLPAFPEIERDLHVPGGMMQMTLSMFLAGLAIGQLVCGPISDRVGRRKPLLYGAAAFAVASAICAFARSIEALILARFVMGLAGATGMVVARAVVRDSFEEAESARVYSMLMLVIGVAPILSPSVGGWLMQFGGWGAIFWALAVFACLCGAAVAVDLPETHPPDRRDREPILSVFPRYAEMIVDRRFIGYAAPASLSLGLIFAYVASAPSMFMQYYRLSPSAFSLVFASNAVGLIGSAQVNRWLSRRYSTHAILRGASLVGAAAGALLPVLAWTGVGGFPAFVAGIFVCLSMLGLILPNATAAVMAPFPEHAGVASALLGMLQFAVGAATGALVGVFHDGTPRPAALTMAGCAAVSLAVTLVAERGRARSAEIDDLATGGCAVAPSGS from the coding sequence ATGCCCCTCGACGATCAGACGCCGCCGTCCATCCTCCGGACGGCCCGCCCCGGACTTCGTTTCATCATCCTTCTCGGCCTGCTCGACGCCTTCGGGCCGCTCGGCATCGACATGTACTTGCCGGCGTTCCCGGAGATCGAGCGCGACCTGCACGTTCCGGGCGGGATGATGCAGATGACGCTCTCGATGTTCCTGGCCGGCCTGGCGATCGGCCAGCTCGTCTGCGGACCCATCTCCGACCGCGTCGGCCGGCGCAAGCCGCTGCTGTACGGCGCGGCGGCGTTCGCTGTCGCGTCGGCGATCTGCGCGTTCGCTCGCTCGATCGAGGCCCTGATCCTGGCTCGGTTCGTCATGGGGCTGGCCGGCGCGACCGGCATGGTCGTGGCGCGAGCCGTGGTCCGCGACTCGTTCGAGGAGGCCGAGTCGGCGCGGGTGTATTCGATGCTCATGCTGGTGATCGGCGTCGCGCCGATCCTGTCGCCGTCGGTCGGCGGCTGGCTGATGCAGTTCGGCGGCTGGGGGGCGATCTTCTGGGCGCTCGCCGTGTTCGCCTGCCTCTGCGGCGCGGCGGTCGCGGTCGACCTCCCCGAGACCCACCCGCCGGACCGTCGCGACCGCGAGCCGATTCTTTCGGTCTTCCCGCGTTACGCCGAGATGATCGTCGACCGCCGGTTCATCGGCTACGCCGCGCCGGCGAGCCTGTCGCTGGGGTTGATCTTCGCCTACGTCGCCTCGGCGCCGTCGATGTTCATGCAGTATTACCGGCTCTCGCCCTCGGCCTTCAGTCTGGTTTTCGCAAGCAACGCCGTCGGCTTGATCGGCTCGGCCCAGGTCAACCGCTGGCTGAGCCGGCGGTACAGCACGCACGCCATCCTCCGCGGCGCGTCGCTGGTCGGCGCGGCGGCGGGGGCGCTGCTGCCGGTGCTGGCCTGGACGGGCGTCGGCGGGTTCCCGGCTTTCGTCGCGGGGATCTTCGTCTGCCTGTCAATGCTGGGGTTGATCCTGCCGAACGCGACGGCCGCGGTGATGGCACCGTTCCCCGAGCACGCGGGCGTGGCGTCGGCTTTGCTTGGCATGCTCCAGTTCGCCGTCGGCGCGGCCACCGGCGCGTTGGTCGGCGTCTTCCACGACGGGACGCCTCGGCCGGCGGCCCTGACGATGGCCGGCTGCGCGGCGGTTTCGCTGGCCGTCACGCTCGTCGCCGAGCGCGGCCGGGCTCGATCGGCGGAGATCGACGACCTTGCGACCGGCGGCTGCGCCGTCGCGCCGAGCGGGTCTTAA
- a CDS encoding pseudouridine synthase, giving the protein MPRTIKLYKPYDVLCQFTDPGGRATLADYMPVAGVYAAGRLDRDSEGLLILTDDGPLSHRLTNPRFAHPRTYLVQVERVPSPEALEALRQGVVLSDGLTRPAGVELLSEPPPLPDRPVPIRFRKNVPTAWIKLTLREGRNRQVRRMTAAAGFPTLRLVRWSVGPITLEGLTPGGWLDLTSEEQQALGTFPTPEPEPEPEQS; this is encoded by the coding sequence ATGCCTCGCACGATCAAGCTATACAAGCCCTACGACGTCCTCTGTCAGTTCACCGACCCCGGCGGCCGCGCCACGCTCGCCGATTACATGCCGGTCGCCGGCGTCTACGCCGCGGGCCGGCTCGACCGTGACAGCGAAGGGCTGCTCATCCTGACCGACGACGGGCCGCTCTCGCATCGCCTGACCAATCCTCGATTCGCGCATCCACGCACCTATTTGGTGCAAGTCGAGCGCGTCCCCAGCCCCGAGGCGCTCGAAGCGTTGCGCCAGGGGGTTGTGCTGTCGGACGGCCTGACCCGGCCGGCCGGAGTGGAGCTGCTTTCCGAACCTCCCCCCCTGCCCGACCGCCCGGTGCCGATCCGGTTTCGCAAGAACGTGCCGACCGCCTGGATCAAGCTGACGCTTCGCGAGGGCCGCAACCGCCAGGTGCGCCGGATGACCGCCGCGGCGGGCTTCCCGACGCTCCGGCTCGTCCGCTGGTCCGTCGGCCCGATCACCCTCGAAGGCCTGACTCCCGGCGGCTGGCTCGATCTGACCTCCGAGGAACAGCAAGCCCTGGGCACCTTCCCGACGCCGGAGCCGGAGCCGGAGCCGGAGCAATCCTAG